The following coding sequences are from one Anopheles bellator chromosome X, idAnoBellAS_SP24_06.2, whole genome shotgun sequence window:
- the LOC131213605 gene encoding cardio acceleratory peptide 2b: protein MPAFVSVALVLLAVHFCRAEVEFDGSVRSKRGPTVGLFAFPRVGRSDPDVGFDWDTSGPVDVSGDDYDDYPLKEIKRQGLVPFPRVGRAGKQDPPSSYWQVARSLQQQQQQHHHQQLLKRAGGSGANSGMWFGPRLGKRADPIQQQKGDQI from the exons ATGCCGGCCTTCGTTTCCGTTGCGCTGGTCCTACTGGCGGTGCACTTCTGCCGGGCGGAAG TCGAGTTCGATGGCAGCGTACGCAGCAAGCGCGGCCCGACCGTTGGGCTGTTTGCGTTTCCTCGCGTCGGTCGCAGTGATCCGGACGTCGGCTTTGACTGGGATACGTCCGGACCGGTCGACGTGTCGGGCGATGACTACG ACGACTATCCACTGAAGGAGATCAAGCGGCAGGGGCTGGTGCCGTTCCCGCGGGTGGGTCGTGCCGGCAAGCAGGATCCGCCGTCCAGCTACTGGCAAGTGGCTCGatcactgcagcagcagcagcagcagcaccaccaccagcagttGCTGAAGCGCGCCGGTGGCTCCGGGGCCAACAGTGGCATGTGGTTCGGGCCACGGCTCGGCAAGCGTGCCGACCcgatccagcagcagaaggGAGACCAGATATAA